Proteins found in one Paenibacillus wynnii genomic segment:
- a CDS encoding ABC transporter substrate-binding protein gives MMKRKVWAGAITGVLMLSLLSGCGGSNDKAENNGSKNAAPDASASTNVAKEDVNLRLYTYGTEEAYNWKHTLEAFEAATPGVTVELVQLSEKGDTQEAFKKLDLEAASSAQMDVLMFSDPAGYAQRVALGMAEPLDDFIAKDGFKVEEDYKVDTHLDGKVYALPGKFNPWYVLLNKNHLDEAGLAVPTDWTWDEFADYAKKLTKGEGAQKRYGTYFHGPQAGGWMEFLKLKMENQPQNAEFLKSDGLSNLDDPNFKATLELRLRMEKEDKSSVPYSDIISQKLAYRTQFFNESASMLLIGSWMNTEIGGTDKVPLNFNVAVAPFPKNNAADETGLTPVTTDYVAVAAKSKNKEAAYKFVRWYTTEGQIVQGKNIPAWSKVTSEQVSGIIDTILAGTKNPEKVDKKALVDTLVASKASAIIPPATYQAEVYKAINEEYEKMILGDQDVDTTVKNAQERVDKIIAANKK, from the coding sequence ATGATGAAAAGAAAAGTGTGGGCGGGTGCGATAACAGGGGTCTTGATGTTAAGTCTGTTGTCCGGCTGCGGCGGGTCTAATGATAAGGCAGAGAATAACGGCTCGAAAAATGCTGCACCTGATGCTTCAGCTAGTACAAATGTTGCCAAAGAGGACGTGAATCTTCGCTTATACACCTATGGTACAGAGGAAGCTTATAATTGGAAGCATACCCTTGAAGCTTTCGAAGCAGCTACTCCGGGTGTTACGGTAGAACTTGTACAGTTAAGTGAAAAGGGTGACACACAGGAAGCCTTCAAGAAGCTTGATCTTGAAGCAGCGTCCTCTGCACAGATGGATGTATTGATGTTCAGTGATCCAGCAGGATATGCTCAACGTGTAGCGCTTGGGATGGCTGAACCGCTGGATGATTTCATAGCCAAGGATGGCTTCAAGGTGGAAGAAGATTATAAGGTAGACACACATCTGGACGGCAAGGTATATGCACTTCCAGGCAAGTTCAATCCGTGGTATGTGCTGCTAAATAAGAACCATTTGGACGAGGCGGGGCTTGCAGTTCCAACCGATTGGACTTGGGATGAGTTTGCTGACTATGCCAAGAAGCTGACCAAAGGTGAAGGAGCACAAAAACGTTACGGCACATACTTCCACGGCCCTCAAGCGGGAGGCTGGATGGAGTTTCTGAAGCTGAAGATGGAGAACCAGCCACAGAATGCTGAATTCTTGAAATCGGATGGATTGTCAAACCTCGATGATCCAAACTTCAAGGCTACCCTAGAACTGCGTTTGAGAATGGAAAAAGAGGATAAATCATCTGTTCCTTATTCGGATATTATTTCACAAAAGCTGGCTTATAGAACTCAGTTCTTCAATGAATCAGCAAGTATGCTATTGATCGGTAGTTGGATGAACACGGAAATCGGCGGTACAGACAAGGTGCCTTTGAACTTTAATGTAGCGGTTGCTCCTTTCCCTAAGAACAATGCTGCTGATGAAACCGGACTGACTCCAGTGACCACGGATTATGTAGCTGTAGCAGCTAAATCTAAGAATAAAGAAGCTGCATATAAGTTTGTACGGTGGTACACCACAGAGGGACAGATTGTTCAAGGTAAAAATATTCCGGCTTGGAGCAAGGTAACTAGTGAACAGGTTTCAGGAATTATCGATACAATTCTAGCTGGCACTAAGAATCCGGAAAAAGTAGATAAGAAAGCACTTGTAGATACCTTGGTTGCTTCAAAAGCATCGGCTATTATTCCTCCGGCAACCTACCAAGCAGAGGTTTACAAGGCCATTAACGAAGAATACGAGAAGATGATTCTTGGCGACCAAGATGTAGATACCACAGTTAAAAACGCTCAGGAACGCGTCGATAAAATAATAGCGGCGAATAAGAAATGA
- a CDS encoding carbohydrate ABC transporter permease yields the protein MREGLEWRKVIMTIIMFAGSILFLLPFIWMLVTSFKVETDVFTYPIQWIPRKWNVIENYKEVWFGQYPFTLYYWNSIKVAVTTTLLSCLVSAMAAYGFSKIKFAASNFLFLIVLITYMIPGQAILIPQFILYRNIGLFDSHLGLILLGSFSVLGTFMLRQFFMGLHQEYIESAKIDGAGHPRIFWSIALPLVKPAVATYAILRFIWTWNDYQNPLIFIRSDNLLTLPIAIQKFTSMSGEFYSLIMAAAVSAILPLIIVFIMGQKSVIEGIALGGVKG from the coding sequence ATGCGTGAAGGTCTCGAATGGCGTAAGGTTATAATGACGATAATTATGTTTGCGGGAAGTATTTTGTTCCTGTTGCCTTTTATATGGATGCTTGTCACTTCCTTTAAAGTGGAAACAGATGTTTTCACCTACCCTATTCAGTGGATTCCAAGGAAGTGGAATGTGATAGAGAACTATAAGGAAGTCTGGTTTGGACAATACCCGTTCACGTTATATTACTGGAACTCCATTAAAGTAGCGGTGACAACTACATTGTTATCATGCCTCGTATCTGCAATGGCAGCTTATGGATTCTCCAAAATCAAATTTGCCGCCAGTAACTTCCTGTTTCTTATCGTACTGATTACTTATATGATTCCGGGACAGGCCATTCTAATTCCGCAATTTATTCTTTACCGTAACATCGGGCTGTTCGACAGTCATTTGGGTTTGATTCTGCTTGGAAGCTTTAGTGTGCTAGGTACATTCATGTTAAGACAATTTTTTATGGGACTGCATCAGGAATATATTGAGTCTGCCAAAATCGACGGCGCGGGCCATCCACGCATTTTCTGGTCGATCGCACTTCCTTTAGTTAAGCCAGCTGTCGCAACTTATGCTATCTTAAGATTTATCTGGACTTGGAATGACTATCAGAATCCACTGATCTTTATTAGAAGCGATAACTTGCTGACCTTGCCTATAGCGATACAGAAATTCACCTCTATGAGCGGAGAGTTTTACTCCTTAATCATGGCGGCTGCGGTATCGGCCATCCTTCCTTTAATCATTGTCTTTATTATGGGTCAAAAGAGCGTTATCGAAGGCATTGCTCTGGGTGGCGTAAAAGGATAA
- a CDS encoding carbohydrate ABC transporter permease, producing MISKKPPEAADKRKAWSLQQGETLAGFLFVGPMLIGVIILVLIPIIATLVLGFADWNFVQGFDGIRWVGFQNFINLFQDEMFIRSVRNNFIFLLTVPIYMLVSMVLAVLIDRYVYFKGFFKIAYFVPYVSMTVAVAVVWQVLFQPSYGPINEMLKAVGITDPPKWIADPNFALISIMMISIWISIGFNMIIYIAGLQSIPKDLYEAADIDGANAWTKFRRITFPLLSPTSFFLLVTGIIATFKVFDIIAVMTQGGPIGSTTMMVWYLYDTAFVNLKVGYASSIAVVLFIFVLLITLGQWIAQKKWVNY from the coding sequence ATGATATCGAAAAAGCCACCGGAGGCGGCGGATAAGCGCAAAGCATGGTCACTGCAGCAGGGGGAGACTTTGGCAGGTTTTCTCTTCGTGGGTCCGATGCTGATCGGGGTAATCATACTGGTGCTGATACCCATAATCGCTACACTGGTACTTGGTTTTGCAGACTGGAACTTTGTCCAAGGTTTTGACGGTATTCGTTGGGTGGGATTTCAGAATTTTATCAATCTGTTTCAGGATGAGATGTTTATCAGATCGGTACGCAACAACTTTATTTTCCTATTGACGGTGCCGATTTATATGCTGGTATCCATGGTGCTTGCGGTACTAATTGATCGTTACGTGTACTTCAAAGGATTCTTTAAAATCGCTTATTTTGTCCCCTATGTATCCATGACGGTGGCAGTGGCGGTGGTCTGGCAAGTCTTGTTCCAGCCTTCCTATGGGCCTATCAATGAAATGCTGAAAGCGGTTGGGATCACCGACCCACCCAAATGGATAGCGGATCCGAATTTTGCACTGATCTCCATAATGATGATTTCGATTTGGATATCGATAGGCTTTAACATGATTATCTACATTGCGGGTCTTCAATCCATACCTAAGGATTTATACGAGGCGGCGGATATTGATGGGGCTAATGCTTGGACAAAGTTTAGAAGGATTACGTTTCCATTGTTATCGCCAACTTCTTTTTTTCTCCTTGTAACCGGTATTATCGCTACCTTCAAGGTGTTTGATATCATTGCGGTCATGACTCAAGGGGGGCCGATTGGTTCTACAACGATGATGGTCTGGTACTTATACGACACAGCTTTCGTCAATTTAAAGGTAGGTTACGCATCATCCATTGCCGTTGTGCTGTTCATATTCGTCTTGCTGATTACGCTGGGCCAATGGATCGCACAGAAGAAGTGGGTCAATTATTAA
- a CDS encoding (2Fe-2S) ferredoxin domain-containing protein translates to MTTWNLQGTTSHILICNGSSCKKHKGEEVAEAIEEEIEKQGAQSLIHTTVTRCNGRCSDACVVIAYPEGVWYKEITPKLAKSLVRKHLQGERLEENVVYTYDGQLVAASERGAKGKKKK, encoded by the coding sequence ATGACAACCTGGAATCTGCAAGGCACCACAAGCCATATCCTGATCTGCAACGGAAGCAGCTGCAAGAAACATAAAGGTGAAGAAGTAGCTGAAGCGATAGAGGAAGAAATCGAGAAGCAGGGTGCACAGAGTCTAATTCATACAACGGTGACACGCTGCAACGGTAGGTGCTCGGATGCTTGTGTGGTTATAGCCTACCCTGAAGGAGTATGGTATAAGGAGATTACACCGAAATTAGCCAAATCATTGGTACGTAAGCATTTACAGGGAGAACGGCTGGAGGAGAATGTAGTTTATACCTATGACGGGCAGCTTGTAGCAGCAAGTGAACGCGGAGCAAAGGGCAAGAAAAAGAAGTAA
- a CDS encoding GerAB/ArcD/ProY family transporter codes for MKKEVINSRQLFAMIILFEMGTALVVPIGLESGHAVWVSILLALPGGVLLYLIYNYLYEQYPDMIISEYTRKILGKYIGWPLSLLYIPPLLFNGSRNLRESGSLLISAAYDQTPVFIIDALMIVVVIYMLMKGIEVFARTAQIYLIILFFMGLVSTIVIIAAGLIDLRNLFPLHIKDWKDALKSAYPNILIFPFGEAVCFTTIFPHLNKSHVAKKSGVAAILLSGFVLSFIHAIEISVLGDNIYGRATFPLFTTITLVDLANFIQRLDALVFLTLIIGVFFKMTIYCFAATAVAADLFKVKDRRQLAIPIGVIVLFSSYLSAENYPIHMDEGKIFLKYFLPVLCAVIPVLLFLVHFIRKRFGLYR; via the coding sequence ATGAAAAAAGAGGTCATTAATTCAAGGCAGCTATTCGCAATGATCATTCTGTTTGAAATGGGTACAGCACTCGTGGTTCCCATTGGTCTTGAAAGTGGACATGCGGTTTGGGTATCCATACTGCTGGCGTTGCCTGGAGGTGTGCTTCTATATTTGATTTATAATTATTTATATGAACAATATCCCGATATGATTATCAGTGAATATACCCGAAAAATATTAGGTAAATATATAGGTTGGCCGTTGAGTCTATTGTATATCCCGCCTCTTTTGTTTAATGGCTCAAGAAATCTCCGAGAATCGGGGAGCTTGCTAATATCGGCAGCTTATGATCAAACGCCGGTATTTATCATTGATGCATTAATGATTGTAGTTGTTATTTATATGTTAATGAAAGGTATAGAGGTTTTCGCCAGAACAGCACAAATCTATTTGATCATTCTCTTTTTTATGGGTTTGGTCAGCACTATTGTTATTATCGCTGCAGGTCTTATCGACTTAAGGAATTTATTTCCTCTACATATTAAGGATTGGAAGGATGCTTTGAAATCCGCATATCCGAATATTTTGATTTTTCCATTTGGCGAAGCGGTGTGTTTCACAACGATTTTTCCACATCTTAATAAGTCGCATGTAGCTAAGAAATCGGGAGTTGCAGCCATCCTGTTAAGCGGGTTTGTTCTAAGCTTCATCCATGCCATTGAAATTTCGGTACTTGGGGACAACATATACGGGAGGGCAACCTTTCCACTCTTCACAACGATTACATTAGTTGATCTGGCCAATTTTATTCAGCGGTTGGATGCCTTGGTTTTTCTAACCTTGATCATTGGAGTTTTTTTTAAGATGACTATTTACTGCTTCGCCGCTACCGCAGTGGCAGCGGACTTATTTAAGGTGAAGGATCGGCGTCAACTGGCAATACCGATAGGTGTTATTGTTCTATTCAGCTCTTATCTTAGTGCAGAGAATTATCCGATACATATGGATGAAGGGAAAATTTTCCTGAAATACTTTTTGCCTGTTCTATGTGCGGTTATTCCCGTATTGCTATTCCTTGTGCATTTTATTCGCAAAAGGTTCGGCCTCTACCGATAG
- a CDS encoding Ger(x)C family spore germination protein: MKGKWMIRTIIYLGLLSLLTSCLNGRELNELAIVTGIGIDKVPGSDEFKVTFQVVNPSATATSTGASTSESTVTIYSSRDRTIFGALRKTSRKASRQLFFAHTQLVVVGEEMARSGIKDLFDIFERSHELRLTSSVLITKDTDASTILKVLVPIENLPAVGLAKKSRNTAGLWGESRDVNVFELINTVLGGGELSISGVGTSGDTEEGMKKTNLEQTEVKTLVVMSGLGVFKDGKLKGWLEGSEARGAVWAQNKLKETSINIFTEKDKKAIAINIIFSKTKIKVDVQDGVPVFHVTVQEEGKVDETQGFVDFTKREEIVKLENLLEEETKAEVVDALKAAQRMKSDIFKFGTELKRTQPEVWSKVSGNWDTLFASGKLDVKVESYILSTGMRLKPYLSNKE, from the coding sequence ATGAAAGGAAAGTGGATGATCCGTACAATTATTTATCTGGGGCTCTTGTCACTGCTGACAAGCTGCTTAAACGGCAGAGAATTAAATGAATTAGCAATCGTTACCGGTATAGGTATTGATAAGGTGCCCGGTTCAGATGAATTTAAAGTTACCTTCCAAGTCGTTAATCCTTCTGCAACGGCAACTAGTACTGGAGCAAGCACATCAGAATCTACGGTAACCATTTACTCTTCACGAGATCGAACTATATTTGGAGCGCTGCGTAAAACCTCTAGAAAAGCATCCAGACAGTTGTTTTTTGCCCATACTCAACTTGTAGTTGTAGGGGAAGAAATGGCAAGAAGCGGTATTAAAGATTTATTTGATATATTTGAACGATCACATGAGCTTCGGCTAACTTCATCGGTTTTAATCACCAAAGATACGGACGCTTCCACTATTTTAAAAGTGCTTGTTCCAATAGAGAATCTACCGGCTGTGGGTTTAGCTAAAAAATCCAGGAACACAGCGGGTTTATGGGGAGAAAGTCGTGATGTGAATGTTTTTGAATTAATAAATACAGTACTTGGAGGGGGGGAACTGTCTATTAGCGGTGTTGGAACATCCGGGGATACGGAAGAGGGAATGAAAAAGACGAATCTCGAACAAACCGAGGTAAAGACTCTTGTAGTTATGAGTGGATTAGGAGTTTTTAAAGATGGGAAATTAAAGGGATGGCTTGAGGGTTCTGAGGCCAGAGGAGCAGTATGGGCTCAGAATAAATTAAAAGAAACCAGTATTAATATCTTTACCGAAAAAGATAAAAAGGCAATTGCCATCAATATTATATTTTCCAAAACGAAGATAAAGGTTGATGTTCAGGACGGGGTTCCAGTTTTCCATGTAACTGTCCAGGAAGAGGGAAAGGTAGACGAGACTCAGGGCTTTGTTGATTTCACCAAGAGAGAGGAAATTGTGAAGTTAGAAAACCTGCTGGAAGAAGAGACGAAGGCCGAAGTAGTAGATGCTCTAAAGGCAGCCCAACGTATGAAAAGTGATATTTTCAAATTTGGTACCGAATTGAAACGTACTCAGCCTGAGGTATGGTCAAAAGTTAGCGGGAATTGGGATACTTTATTTGCCTCAGGGAAATTGGATGTGAAAGTGGAGTCGTATATTCTCTCTACGGGAATGCGATTAAAGCCATACTTGTCCAATAAAGAATAA
- a CDS encoding spore germination protein: protein MPKNKEDQCMIYTSLAENLQEVTGKFGNSPDVIIRKFTIIQTQIKVAAIYIDGLVDKVMVDEFISHAMSLNTLAEGQQKVSSGPDAFNYIKEKALSIGEEKIIKDWKVLFAALLSGETVILIDDSVEAISGNTSGGEVRAVSEATTQVAIRGSKESFTEAIGTNLSLVRRRIKSSNLWVESFKIGEVTQTDVSIMYINGIANDKSIKQLRTNLKDTKIDALLESGYIEQLIEEKIYSPFPTVFNTERPDSVAGNLLEGRIAIFVDGTPFVLIAPATFFLFFHSVDDYYQRFDISSLIRLLRFVCLFISLFGPAIFISLVNFHQEMIPTPLLINLASQREGVPFPAFIEAVMMEITFEIIREAGIRLPSQIGQTVSIIGGLVLGQAAVQAGIVSPAMVIVVSITGISSFATPSFNMALSIRLLRFLILFVSGFIGLYGIALIGIMLIGHMCSLRSLGVPYLSPAAPFIPEDQKDTIIRAPFQSMKTRPRLVSQKNKKRLEMNKKNGGSK from the coding sequence ATGCCAAAGAACAAAGAAGACCAATGCATGATTTATACCTCATTGGCTGAGAATCTTCAAGAAGTCACTGGGAAATTTGGAAACAGTCCGGATGTAATCATACGAAAATTTACAATTATACAGACCCAGATTAAAGTTGCAGCTATATATATCGATGGATTAGTGGACAAGGTGATGGTGGATGAATTTATTAGTCATGCTATGTCGCTGAATACACTTGCAGAAGGTCAGCAGAAGGTATCATCGGGACCAGATGCTTTTAATTATATAAAAGAAAAAGCCTTAAGCATTGGTGAAGAGAAAATCATAAAAGATTGGAAGGTGTTATTTGCTGCCCTATTATCTGGTGAAACGGTGATATTGATTGATGATTCAGTAGAAGCCATAAGCGGAAATACAAGCGGCGGAGAAGTTAGGGCGGTATCGGAAGCCACTACTCAGGTCGCCATTCGCGGTTCTAAAGAAAGTTTTACAGAAGCCATTGGGACGAATCTTTCTCTTGTCCGCAGACGTATTAAAAGCTCGAATTTATGGGTGGAGTCTTTTAAAATCGGCGAAGTTACACAAACTGACGTGTCTATTATGTACATCAATGGGATTGCTAATGATAAATCCATCAAGCAATTAAGAACCAATCTCAAAGATACTAAAATCGATGCATTATTGGAATCGGGATACATTGAGCAATTAATTGAAGAAAAAATATATTCACCGTTTCCGACAGTATTTAATACGGAACGGCCGGATAGTGTTGCCGGAAATTTACTGGAAGGCCGAATCGCTATTTTCGTGGATGGAACCCCTTTTGTCTTGATTGCGCCTGCCACCTTTTTCTTGTTTTTTCATTCTGTAGATGATTATTATCAACGATTTGACATCTCATCGTTAATTCGATTATTAAGATTTGTATGCCTTTTTATTTCGTTATTTGGCCCTGCAATATTTATTTCTCTTGTGAACTTCCATCAGGAAATGATTCCTACCCCGCTGCTGATAAACTTAGCCTCACAGAGAGAAGGAGTACCCTTCCCGGCTTTTATTGAAGCAGTCATGATGGAGATTACGTTTGAGATCATTCGTGAAGCGGGTATTCGTCTGCCGTCCCAAATAGGACAAACGGTATCCATTATTGGGGGTCTTGTTCTAGGGCAAGCAGCGGTACAAGCCGGAATTGTCTCTCCTGCTATGGTCATCGTGGTGTCTATAACAGGGATCTCCAGCTTTGCAACGCCTTCATTTAATATGGCTCTATCTATACGTCTTCTCCGTTTTCTCATTTTGTTTGTTTCCGGATTTATAGGACTGTACGGTATTGCTCTAATCGGAATCATGTTGATTGGCCATATGTGCAGCCTGCGATCCTTGGGGGTTCCTTATTTGTCCCCAGCAGCCCCTTTTATCCCGGAGGATCAGAAGGATACCATTATACGTGCGCCCTTTCAATCCATGAAAACGCGCCCGCGTCTTGTGAGTCAAAAGAATAAAAAAAGATTAGAAATGAATAAAAAAAACGGGGGATCTAAATGA